Below is a window of Saccharomonospora viridis DSM 43017 DNA.
GTTACGGTCGGAACTGGACTTCGTGGGTGTCGGCCTGCTGGGTGTGGCCGTGCTCGGGGTGCTGTTCCCGCTGGTGCAATCCGATCAAGATGGGCTGGCCGCGTTCTGGTGGATGCCACTGCTGGCCGTCCCGCTCGGGGCCGCCTTCGTGTTGTGGGAACGGCGGGTCGTCAGGCGTGGCGGCGCGCCACTGCTCGACGTACGACTGTTCACCGAAACACCGGGGTACGCGATCGGCGCGGCGATCGGCGCGGTGTACTTCGCGGGATTCTCCGGGATCTGGTTGGTGTTCGCCCTGTTCTTCCAGCAAGGACTGGGGTACACGCCGCTGGAGTCCGGGTTGGTGGTGACACCGTTCGCCATCGGGGCCGCCGTGTCGGCGACCGTGGCGGGAAGGCTCGTGGCACGTCTGGGGAGACGGTTGACCCTGCTTGGACTGTCCTTGGTGACGGTGGGGTTGACGGTGGTGGGAGTCGCCGTGCCGATGGTGTCCGACTCCATGGCCGGGTTCGCCGCCGCGGTCCCGCTGCTGATCGCGGGGGTGGGCGGTGGCATGGTGATCTCACCCAACACCACGCTGACATTGGAGCAGGTGCCCACGCGGATGGCCGGAGTCGCCGGGGGAGCGCTGCAGACGGGGCAACGAATCGGCACCGCGATCGGGGTGGCCGTGCTGGCGTCGATGTTCCACGCGGGCATCGATTCGGCGGGCGGCTATCAGGCGGGACTGCGGTGGGCGATGGTGAGCGCCGTGACCATAGTCGTCGTGGCCCTGGTCCTGGCCGTGGTCGATGCGCGTCGACGCCCCAGGCGTTCCCAGCCGGAATCGGTACGAACCGCGAGCACCGCTACTCCTATGGAGTGACGGATCTGGTGCGCGGTTCATCTCGACTGGCGTAATGCTGACCGGTGGGTGATCCTGATACGGACCTTCGGCGAAGTGGAATCGCCACTCGGACGGCGGCCTCACGGGTCACGGTGGGTGGCGTTTCCGAGGGATCAGGCAGGGGCGCATCGGCTCGATGTGCTCGCCGTGCCCAGCTCAAAGGAGGCTGTGCCCGGCGACTGCGGGGGATCGACCGGGACAGCTACGAAGGTTCCTGATTCGGGTGGGTCCTGGCGGGAAGGGGACGGGACCCACCCGGTGTCCGCCCGCAGCGGGATACGAAAGACCGACGAGGTTTCCCAGCCCACGCTTCCCAGGCCGGCAGGGTTCAGCCGCGGTCGTCGGCCGGTTCCTTCTCGGCGGCAGCGGCGAGTGCGGCGGCGGCTTTCTTCTTCTTGAAACGGATGAGGAAGAACAGGCCGATCGCTGCGAGCACACCGACGACGATCATGCCGCCGGTGCTGAGGACGTTCTCCACCCTGCGCGCGGCCTCTCCCAACGCCGCGCCGAGACCGACGTGCAGGAGCGACCAGCACAG
It encodes the following:
- a CDS encoding MFS transporter → MNSKIDESDPRRWRALAVTLTAGFMSLLDVSIVNVALPAIQQSLGASTAGVQWVVSGYALTFGLVLVSGGRLGDVLGRRRMFLFALSAFVLTSALAGAAVNETMLVAARLLQGMAAGMLTPQNTGLIQELFSGAERGRAFGLFGTTVSLSTAVGPVVGGSIIALFGAENGWRWVFFVNVPIGALALVLAARLLPRAPRRDSPLRSELDFVGVGLLGVAVLGVLFPLVQSDQDGLAAFWWMPLLAVPLGAAFVLWERRVVRRGGAPLLDVRLFTETPGYAIGAAIGAVYFAGFSGIWLVFALFFQQGLGYTPLESGLVVTPFAIGAAVSATVAGRLVARLGRRLTLLGLSLVTVGLTVVGVAVPMVSDSMAGFAAAVPLLIAGVGGGMVISPNTTLTLEQVPTRMAGVAGGALQTGQRIGTAIGVAVLASMFHAGIDSAGGYQAGLRWAMVSAVTIVVVALVLAVVDARRRPRRSQPESVRTASTATPME